From a single Anoplolepis gracilipes chromosome 3, ASM4749672v1, whole genome shotgun sequence genomic region:
- the Holn1 gene encoding CD2 antigen cytoplasmic tail-binding protein 2 homolog has product MSKRKFDEIEDTPDKQPLKNSLDSDEDDDEINEDAYNIMNEDEFEGTEDGPSAPETNVGFTAFNMKEELEEGHFDKDGHYLWNKEKQIKDNWLDNIDWVQVKPGSTTNIQKSTKSNESHGLGDSDSDSDDEGDIVFDPIPLYKQILEFLKPGETVSKTLCRLGKGKKKLTTAERWKKKKECKTHDEEDLNSISITKLTELANELLTRTGNMDIYQESYEEIKKKIEQANKHAYPSKQEAELDMYADDFDEKEKAKLDDTNNDETAEATSARESASLEENITWDLKWSQDEDAEIHGPHTTQQMHTWAKEGYFKKGAWVRRTGQQNQFYNAGRVDFELYL; this is encoded by the exons ATGTCAAAACGAAAGTTTGATGAGATTGAAGATACACCTGACAAGCAGCCACTTAAAAATTCGCTGGATTCCGATGAAGATGatgatgaaataaatgaagatGCCTATAATATTATGAACGAGGATGAATTTGAAG GCACAGAAGATGGACCTTCAGCACCAGAAACAAATGTAGGATTTACAGCGTTTAATATGAAAGAGGAATTGGAAGAAGGTCACTTTGATAAAGATGGTCATTATCTTTGGAACAAAGAGAAGCAAATAAAAGACAACTGGTTGGATAATATCGATTGGGTCCAA GTTAAACCTGGTTCTACTACTAATATACAAAAGAGTACTAAATCAAACGAAAGCCATGGATTGGGAGATAGTGATAGCGATAGCGATGATGAAGGAGATATCGTATTTGATCCTATTCCACTATATAAACAGATTTTAGAATTTCTTAAACCTGGTGAAACAGTTTCTAAGACACTATGCAGGCTTG GCAAaggcaaaaagaaattaaccaCAGCTGAAagatggaaaaagaaaaaggaatgtAAAACACATGATGAAGAAGATCTAAATTCTATTAGCATAACCAAATTAACTGAACTAGCGAATGAATTATTAACACGCACTGGTAATATGGATATATATCAAGAAAGttatgaagaaataaaaaagaag ATTGAACAGGCCAATAAACATGCATATCCTTCAAAACAAGAAGCAGAACTGGATATGTATGCTGATGATTttgatgaaaaggaaaaagcaaAACTAGATGACACTAATAATG ATGAGACAGCAGAAGCAACCAGTGCAAGAGAAAGTGCATctttagaagaaaatataacatgGGACTTGAAATGGTCGCAAGATGAAGATGCAGAAATACATGGGCCTCATACTACTCAGCAAATGCATACATGGGCAAAAGAAGGATATTTCAAAAAGGGTGCATGGGTAAGAAGAACTGGACAGCAAAATCAGTTTTATAATGCTGGTAGAGTAGATTTTGAACTTTATCTGTGA
- the Als2 gene encoding alsin, with the protein MDKHMYLWRGADKLSFTFGDKPNGVICKLVTIKDHIFVATTTNNLYHGEVSFPENTFPMLIFKRAQFDVIDVASNSEHLFIVNTKGHVLKVNPQDMSVVDLIILKEEVKYCSHGYKEENEVVKVKSIAVSDHATLFVTENGQLWASGNQSQIDINSIEPKKVRFFEGRTVSEVACGSNFNVVTVRKTTKPMKDDTDSENELEEEVFINSCPQCLNNVMLSPGSVTSSDTCLTGLHAQQFSEDRSTNSISALSTASKEHISLPEMDKKELSGIVENGGDCPNNLTDSEKDEKRNVIFINTETARQFLTRQLSWVSSYGSAKEDIPLENVDRSTRLLKQNVSNMANLVYEGVKNVGGKVVTLSRHMSGSSDINEGKADSNENLEEQGDTYAKPTASSLALSLRCEEFPWSSSTGSSEHELSQQGLNERINTLSRTGSNILATELWTWGDVQYGQLGTGDIIKRPRPVLVAKLNHTGIRKISCGTFHVLALTLDGRVFAWGRNNFKQVTLQTTVDQSAPQLFTTKLSSNERAIDMAAGDFHSLIMMHHGLYFMGKSSKVGDMFQFDIQNKDETNSPREIFSSGQYSCCSVINEPAINMSEDLINDQIFLEQTLTVYQNLIKPLQKKSGAIQEANVYETLCRCYAELMHFSVLNVISLWDYFNHIGEAYEVAIVANIEEFTTVYKYYLNAICDVISLSGFMHIAKLIEVPQIVSNLFINNLKTSDIKRNNEIIITMALQHPLCKLNRYKNMIHSLIKCNGTKMGVERLQEALIKWEQVHDEQEKRQKEADATKLFWESSGKLGESLRSPNRRLIRESKTYPLSILNSGRFSSHWFILLTDIFIHVTGTTHTIHPLRTLWVELLPDSENIQNAISIVTPEDNFVLYTPTPSERNEWLHALQNTIKCSLQRVIGNVPPLARSSSFSFTKHNVFKDATYTGRWLNGKPHGSGKLEWSDGRTYVGQFHKGVLHGTGKMEIPMQGVYEGQWKDGQQNGYGTMKYINGDFYEGYFKDGLPHGHGVKKEGHFMASVASVYIGEWAAGVKQGYGIMDDIMTGEKYLGSWNNGLKHGNGLIVTLDGIYYEGAFTQDVLTGHGVMVFEDGTHYEGEFKSAGIFCGKGTLTFRSGDKLEGNMNGAWNEGVKVIATLHMNKASGTAQTNSKPASFGKLCVSADQKWKAIFKQCYQQLGISESVTKNSNYNEKSVETQRVWQNVASIITKSHQKTLQRKKFSANTASNIKERNSETIDQLDKIPCFGRDKLTSQTYNEVHKYLVKAFESPHHPLGALLTEVAAVYTATYGGVRVHPLLLSHAVSELHSITTRIYEIVLLLFPALPRCGKECVLETDDEEEQVIISAAAILHPILLPRVHSALFVLYALHNKKEDDAYWERLMKWNKQPDITLMAFLEIDQKFWKTTNVINITDNSLPYQHEPYFSDAIETLQQLKTTFSPLEKLLVVRNTFEQMTQAVQKQLGSTYLWTMDELFPVFSFVVVRASVLQLGSEIHFIEDFMEPHLQNGELGIMFTTLKACYYQILQEKTNMGD; encoded by the exons ATGGATAAACATATGTATCTATGGAGAGGAGCTGACAAATTGTCCTTCACATTCGGTGACAAGCCGAATGGCGTTATTTGCAAACTGGTTACCATTAAAGATCACATTTTTGTAGCGACCACGACCAATAATCTGTATCATGGGGAAGTGTCATTCCCAGAGAACACTTTCCCCATGCTCATCTTCAAGAGGGCTCAGTTCGATGTCATAGACGTAGCATCGAATTCTGAGCACCTGTTCATCGTAAATACTAAGGGACATGTTTTGAAAGTAAATCCTCAGGACATGAGTGTTGTAGATCTAATAATTCTTAAGGAGGAAGTCAAATATTGTAGCCATGG atataaagaagaaaatgaagtAGTAAAGGTCAAATCTATAGCGGTTAGCGACCATGCAACATTGTTTGTTACCGAAAACGGACAGCTATGGGCTAGTGGTAATCAATcacaaatagatataaatagtataGAACCAAAGAAAGTTAGATTTTTTGAAGGAAGGACAGTGTCTGAGGTTGCTTGTGGCTCCAATTTTAATGTAGTTACTGTGAGAAAAACCACTAAACCTATGAAAGATGATACAGACAGTGAAAATGAGTTGGAGGAAGAAGTCTTTATTAATTCTTGTCCGCAATgtcttaataatgttatgTTAAGCCCTGGTAGTGTAACGTCGTCAGATACATGTCTCACTGGTCTTCATGCGCAGCAATTTAGCGAGGATCGTTCTACAAATTCCATCAGCGCTTTGTCCACTGCCAGTAAAGAACACATTTCTCTGCCAGAAATGGACAAAAAAGAACTCTCTGGTATTGTTGAAAATGGCGGAGACTGTCCGAATAATTTAACAGATTCCGAGAAAGATGAGAAAAGAaacgttatatttataaatacagagACTGCTCGACAATTTCTAACCAGGCAATTATCTTGGGTTTCATCCTATGGTAGTGCCAAGGAAGATATACCTCTGGAAAATGTTGATCGTTCAACAAGATTGCTAAAACAGAATGTATCAAACATGGCGAACTTAGTATATGAAGGAGTTAAAAATGTGGGTGGAAAAGTTGTAACTTTATCTAGACATATGAGTGGTAGTTCCGATATTAATGAAGGTAAGGCTGATAGCAATGAAAACCTGGAAGAACAAGGAGATACCTATGCAAAACCTACTGCGAGTAGTCTGGCGTTAAGCTTACGTTGCGAAGAATTTCCTTGGTCATCGAGTACGGGTTCCTCCGAGCATGAATTGTCCCAACAAGGCttaaatgaaagaattaatacattatCTCGCACCGGCAGCAATATATTGGCGACAGAACTCTGGACATGGGGCGATGTACAATATGGACAATTAGGAACGGGAGATATTATTAAACGACCAAGGCCTGTGCTGGTAGCAAAGCTTAACCATACTGGTATCAGAAAAATATCATGCGGTACCTTCCATGTGCTTGCTCTAACACTGGACGGTAGAGTATTCGCGTGGGGTCGTAACAACTTTAAACAGGTCACTTTGCAAACTACGGTAGATCAAAGCGCTCCTCAATtatttacaacaaaattatcTTCCAACGAAAGAGCTATTGATATGGCAGCTGGTGATTTCCATAGTTTAATAATGATGCATCatggtttatattttatgggGAAATCGAG TAAAGTTGGAGATATGTTTCAATTTGACATACAGAATAAAGATGAAACAAATAGTCCAAGAGAAATTTTCAGTTCTGGACAATACAGTTGCTGTTCTGTGATAAACGAGCCGGCGATAAATATGTCAGAAGATTTAATAAACGATCAGATCTTTCTAGAACAGACGTTGACTGTCTATCAAAATCTTATCAAGCCGCTTCAAAAGAAAAGTGGTGCAATTCAAGAGGCCAATGTATATGAAACACTCTGTCGTTGTTATGCAGAGCTGATGCACTTTAGTGTTTTAAATGTCATAAGTTTGTGGGATTATTTCAATCATATTGGAGAAGCATATGAAGTTGCAATTGTTGCCAATATAGAGGAATTTACtacagtatataaatattatttgaatgcTATTTGCGATGTTATATCTCTTAGTGGTTTTATGCACATTGCAAAACTCATTGAAGTGCCACAAAtagtatcaaatttatttataaacaatttaaaaactagtgatataaaaagaaataatgaaatcATTATAACAATGGCATTGCAGCATcctttatgtaaattaaacag atacaaaaatatgattcatagtttaataaaatgcaatggTACAAAAATGGGTGTTGAACGATTACAAGAGGCTCTTATAAAATGGGAGCAAGTGCATGATGAGCAAGAGAAACGTCAAAAAGAGGCAGATGCTACAAAACTATTTTGGGAAAGTTCTGGAAAGCTGGGAGAATCGTTGAGATCTCCTAATAGAAGGCTTATTAGAGAATCAAAAACGTATCCACTGTCGATACTTAATTCTGGTAGATTTTCATCTCAttggtttattttattgacagATATTTTCATACATGTTACTGGCACTACACACACAATTCATCCACTTCGAACTTTATGGGTAGAACTGTTACCAGACTCTGAAAATATACag aacGCTATATCGATTGTGACACCAGAAGATAATTTCGTATTATATACTCCTACTCCTTCCGAACGTAACGAGTGGTTACATGCTCtacaaaatactataaaatgtaGTTTGCAAAGAGTGATTGGAAATGTACCTCCGCTAGCGCGCTCAAGTTCGTTCTCGTTCACAAaacataatgtttttaaagatGCAACATATACGG gACGATGGCTAAATGGTAAGCCACATGGTTCTGGAAAATTGGAATGGTCCGATGGTCGTACTTATGTAGGACAATTCCATAAGGGTGTTCTGCATGGTACTGGAAAAATGGAAATTCCAATGCAAGGTGTATATGAAGGCCAGTGGAAGGATGGTCAGCAAAATGGATATGGAACAAtgaa ATACATCAATGGGGATTTTTATGAAGGATACTTTAAAGATGGATTACCTCATGGCCATGGTGTAAAAAAAGAAGGTCACTTTATGGCATCAGTCGCATCTGTTTATATTGGAGAATGGGCTGCTGGTGTTAAACAAGGCTATGGAATAATGGATGATATTATGACAG GTGAGAAATATCTTGGATCATGGAATAATGGTCTAAAACATGGCAATGGTTTAATTGTGACGCTCGATGGCATTTATTACGAAGGAGCTTTTACGCAAGATGTCCTAACG GGTCATGGAGTAATGGTATTTGAAGATGGCACCCATTACGAAGGCGAGTTCAAGTCTGCAGGAATATTTTGTGGAAAAGGCACTTTAACATTCCGAAGTGGTGACAAACTAGAAGGTAATATGAATGGCGCGTGGAATGAGGGTGTCAAAGTTATCGCCACGTTGCACATGAATAAAGCTAGTGGTACTGCACAAACGAATTCGAAACCAGC atctTTTGGTAAGCTATGTGTATCTGCTGATCAAAAATGGAAAGccatatttaaacaatgttATCAACAACTTGGCATATCCGAATCTGTTACCAAAAATTCCAATTACAATGAAAAATCTGTAGAAACGCAAAGAGTATGGCAGAATGTTGCTAGTATAATAACAAAGTCTCATCAAAAGACATTACaacgaaaaaaattctctgctAATACTGCCTCAAATATAAAGGAGAGAAATAGCGAAACAATTGATCAGTTGGATAAGATACCGTGTTTCGGACGAGACAAACTCACGAGTCAGACTTACAACGAAGTTCACAAGTATTTAGTGAAAGCTTTCGAAAGTCCGCATCATCCATTGGGCGCCCTTTTGACAGAAGTAGCTGCGGTATATACAGCCACTTATGGCGGAGTGAGAGTACATCCATTATTACTTAGCCATGCAGTATCGGAACTGCACAGTATTACAACAAGGATATACGAGATTGTGCTTCTTTTATTTCCGGCTTTACCGCGTTGTGGCAAAGAGTGCGTTCTTGAAACCGATGATGAAGAAga GCAAGTTATAATAAGCGCTGCTGCGATACTTCATCCGATATTACTGCCACGTGTACATTCAGCACTTTTTGTACTATACGccttacataataaaaaagaggaTGACGCATATTGGGAAAGATTAATGAAGTGGAATAAGCAACCTGATATAACTCTCATGGCCTTCCTTGAAATTGACCA GAAATTCTGGAAGACTACAAATGTAATAAACATTACAGACAATTCATTACCGTATCAACATGAACCTTACTTCAGTGATGCAATAGAAACTTTACAGCAACTCAAAACAACTTTTTCGCCTTTAGAAAAGCTGTTAGTGGTCAGAAATACATTTGAACAAATGACACAA gCAGTACAAAAACAACTAGGGTCTACATATTTATGGACAATGGATGAACTATTTCCAGTGTTTAGTTTTGTTGTGGTACGCGCTAGTGTATTGCAATTAGGAagtgaaatacattttatcgAAGATTTCATGGAACCACATTTGCAAAATGGAGAGCTTGGTATCATGTTTACCACTCTTAAG GCATGCTACTACCAGATATTGcaagaaaaaacaaacatgGGCGATTAA